A genomic stretch from Mycobacterium paraterrae includes:
- a CDS encoding DUF3263 domain-containing protein — MDSAMARANRSGDDSELADGLTRREHDILAFERQWWKYAGAKEEAIKDLFGMSATAYYRVLNALVDRPEALAADPMLVKRLRRLRASRQKARAARRLGFELT; from the coding sequence ATGGACAGCGCTATGGCGCGGGCTAATCGATCGGGGGACGACTCTGAACTCGCCGATGGGTTGACTCGCCGCGAACACGACATTTTGGCTTTCGAGCGCCAATGGTGGAAATACGCCGGAGCCAAAGAAGAAGCCATCAAAGATTTGTTCGGAATGTCAGCCACGGCTTATTACCGAGTGCTGAATGCGTTGGTCGACCGACCCGAGGCGCTGGCCGCCGACCCCATGCTGGTGAAGCGACTTCGTCGGTTGCGGGCCAGCCGGCAGAAGGCGCGGGCCGCTCGACGGCTGGGCTTCGAGCTCACCTGA
- a CDS encoding LytR C-terminal domain-containing protein: protein MNERVPDSTGLPLRAMVMVLLFLGVIFLLVGFQAMGSGSNTDDDSAVSSVKTSAAASTTSAKPAPKADVLVFNVSNSSGVAKRTADQLKQGGFNVTKVDNLSLPDISKTTVYFTDAPGEHETADAVGQLLKAPVAPRIKDVADQPPGVIVLATG, encoded by the coding sequence ATGAATGAGCGCGTTCCCGACTCGACCGGTCTCCCGCTGCGGGCCATGGTGATGGTGCTGTTGTTCCTCGGCGTCATCTTTTTGCTGGTCGGGTTTCAGGCCATGGGATCGGGGAGTAACACCGACGACGACTCGGCGGTGTCCAGCGTGAAGACCAGCGCGGCGGCGTCGACGACCTCGGCGAAGCCGGCGCCCAAGGCAGACGTGCTCGTCTTCAACGTCTCGAACTCGTCCGGTGTCGCGAAGCGGACCGCCGACCAGCTCAAGCAGGGTGGGTTCAACGTCACCAAGGTCGACAATCTGTCGCTGCCGGACATCTCGAAGACAACGGTGTACTTCACCGATGCGCCGGGTGAGCACGAAACTGCCGACGCGGTCGGTCAGCTGCTCAAAGCGCCCGTCGCGCCGCGGATCAAGGATGTCGCCGACCAGCCGCCCGGCGTGATCGTGCTCGCGACCGGCTGA
- a CDS encoding adenylate/guanylate cyclase domain-containing protein, producing the protein MFSETRYARNGDLRVAYRASREGERDIVLVPNWFTNCEVLPELSSVQGWLQATTSLGRLVIFDQPGTGASDPVAMDMLPTLEQWADSITAVLDDVGITEAVLVASNSAFATAALFAATYPSRTTALVVLDGYADAGDTPLVQDESKAATVRLWGTGELQPVVNPDMPWNEEIRTAWARLERLSASPKSLALVMPLAFEVDVRAVLPTVRVPTLVLQHTDNVFVPSVKGRYIADHIPDAKYVEVAGRNWHHIVEPWRESFQEMAEFLTGHQAVVADDRVLATVLFTDIVDSTRRAAEIGDRDWRALLDAHDAVVRSQLGRFRGREVNTSGDGFLAMFDGPQRAIRCAMAIREALQALGIEVRAGLHTGECEVRGDDIGGIGVHIGARVSALARPNDVLVSSTLHDLVIGSGLEFEERGSHELKGVPGEWRLYAVTG; encoded by the coding sequence GTGTTCTCCGAGACGCGCTATGCGCGCAACGGTGACTTGCGCGTCGCCTATCGCGCGTCGCGTGAGGGTGAGCGCGACATCGTGCTTGTTCCGAACTGGTTCACGAACTGTGAGGTGCTGCCGGAGCTGTCATCCGTTCAAGGTTGGTTACAGGCGACGACATCGCTCGGTCGGCTAGTCATATTTGATCAACCGGGAACCGGGGCATCCGATCCCGTCGCAATGGACATGCTGCCGACCTTGGAGCAATGGGCCGACAGCATCACTGCGGTCCTCGATGATGTGGGGATCACTGAAGCGGTTCTCGTAGCTTCGAACTCCGCGTTCGCCACAGCCGCACTGTTTGCAGCGACATATCCGTCCCGCACCACCGCGCTGGTCGTGCTCGACGGCTACGCAGACGCGGGCGACACCCCACTTGTTCAAGACGAATCCAAGGCAGCTACGGTCCGCTTGTGGGGCACGGGGGAGCTTCAACCTGTGGTAAATCCAGACATGCCGTGGAACGAGGAGATCCGGACCGCGTGGGCTCGATTGGAACGTCTCTCGGCCAGCCCTAAGTCGCTTGCTCTGGTCATGCCGCTCGCGTTCGAAGTGGATGTGCGGGCGGTCCTTCCGACTGTCCGTGTGCCGACGCTTGTTCTACAGCACACCGACAACGTTTTCGTCCCATCTGTGAAAGGCAGGTACATTGCCGATCACATACCTGACGCCAAATACGTTGAGGTAGCCGGCCGCAACTGGCACCACATCGTTGAACCCTGGCGCGAGTCGTTTCAGGAGATGGCCGAGTTCCTGACCGGCCATCAGGCCGTCGTGGCCGATGATCGGGTGCTTGCCACCGTGTTGTTTACCGACATTGTGGACTCGACGCGCCGCGCGGCCGAGATAGGCGATCGCGACTGGCGTGCACTGCTCGACGCGCACGACGCCGTGGTTCGCTCACAGCTCGGTCGGTTTCGCGGGCGTGAGGTGAACACGTCGGGCGATGGCTTCCTCGCAATGTTCGACGGACCGCAGCGAGCGATCCGCTGCGCTATGGCAATCCGCGAGGCCCTGCAGGCGCTCGGGATTGAGGTGCGTGCGGGATTGCACACGGGCGAATGTGAGGTGCGCGGCGATGACATTGGCGGGATCGGCGTGCACATCGGCGCGAGGGTAAGCGCGCTGGCAAGGCCGAACGACGTGTTAGTGTCCAGCACGCTGCATGATCTGGTGATCGGGTCAGGGTTGGAATTCGAGGAGCGCGGCTCCCACGAGCTCAAGGGCGTTCCTGGGGAGTGGCGGCTCTACGCCGTCACCGGCTAA
- a CDS encoding HNH endonuclease signature motif containing protein codes for MFEKRDPVGSSPEVIARFDELFERRHPSTTPESAALVDRISASWREQNRGAAAALVAVGDLFAYRLTRCSDTEDWAVDTEAAVSAEVAAALRMSQGLAASQLRYARAMRERLPKLADVFKAGDIDQQTFATAVYRTDLINDSRVLATVDEQLAVTVPRWPSMTRGRLAGQIDKIVAMADADAVRRRTERRAEREVWFADHGEGLSRIYGSMLTPEAHALEKRLDALARTVCEHDPRTHHQRRADALGALAAGADRLTCRCEREDCATEKQPAATSVVIHVIAEQAMASEVCADGLIGAELVAELAATARLAPLVHPRDAAPEPGYVPSTKLADFVRCRDMTCRWPGCDHPAFDCDVDHTVPFADGGLTHASNLKCYCRIHHLVKTFWGWRDQQLPDGTVILTSPAGKTYVTTPGSALLFPSLCAPTGELPSPTAVDDRGDRASMMPRRHRTRRQDRARRVAIERKQNHAARLSRRGNRPSYFGPRPPSDSDDDPPPF; via the coding sequence TCACCTGAGGTGATAGCCCGGTTCGACGAGCTCTTCGAACGGCGCCATCCAAGCACTACCCCCGAATCAGCGGCTTTGGTAGATCGGATCAGCGCGTCGTGGCGCGAGCAGAACCGCGGTGCGGCCGCAGCGCTGGTGGCTGTCGGCGACTTGTTCGCCTACCGGTTGACCCGGTGCTCCGACACTGAAGACTGGGCCGTCGACACCGAGGCGGCGGTCAGCGCCGAGGTGGCAGCCGCTCTGCGGATGAGTCAGGGCTTGGCGGCAAGCCAACTGCGCTACGCCCGGGCGATGCGCGAGCGGTTGCCGAAGTTGGCTGACGTCTTCAAAGCCGGTGACATCGACCAGCAGACGTTTGCGACCGCGGTCTATCGCACCGACCTCATCAACGACTCGCGCGTGCTCGCGACGGTCGATGAGCAGCTGGCCGTCACGGTGCCGCGGTGGCCGTCGATGACGCGCGGCCGGCTGGCTGGGCAGATCGACAAGATCGTCGCAATGGCTGATGCCGACGCCGTCCGTCGCCGCACCGAGCGGCGCGCCGAACGTGAGGTGTGGTTCGCCGATCACGGCGAAGGCTTGTCGCGAATCTACGGAAGCATGCTGACTCCCGAGGCGCACGCCCTGGAGAAGCGTCTCGACGCGTTGGCCCGCACGGTGTGCGAACACGATCCGCGTACTCACCACCAGCGCCGCGCCGACGCTCTAGGCGCTCTCGCTGCCGGCGCCGATCGGCTGACCTGTCGCTGCGAACGTGAGGACTGTGCCACCGAAAAGCAGCCTGCTGCAACGTCTGTGGTCATACACGTCATCGCCGAGCAAGCGATGGCGTCCGAAGTGTGCGCCGATGGGCTGATCGGAGCCGAACTCGTCGCCGAGCTAGCGGCGACTGCGAGATTGGCGCCGCTGGTGCATCCGCGCGATGCGGCACCCGAGCCTGGATACGTACCGTCGACAAAACTCGCTGACTTCGTGCGCTGCCGGGACATGACCTGCCGTTGGCCCGGTTGCGATCACCCAGCATTCGATTGCGATGTCGACCACACCGTCCCCTTCGCCGACGGCGGGCTGACTCACGCGTCGAACCTGAAGTGCTATTGCCGCATCCACCACCTCGTCAAGACGTTCTGGGGCTGGCGCGATCAGCAGTTGCCAGACGGCACAGTCATTCTCACCTCGCCCGCGGGCAAGACCTACGTCACCACCCCGGGCAGCGCCTTGCTCTTCCCCAGCCTGTGCGCGCCGACCGGTGAGCTTCCCAGCCCTACAGCCGTCGACGATCGCGGCGATCGGGCGTCGATGATGCCTCGGCGACACCGCACGCGTCGGCAAGATCGTGCCCGCCGAGTCGCGATCGAACGCAAACAAAACCACGCCGCCAGGCTGAGTCGACGCGGCAACCGCCCAAGTTACTTTGGCCCCAGACCGCCAAGCGACAGCGACGACGACCCACCACCGTTCTGA